Proteins from a genomic interval of Euleptes europaea isolate rEulEur1 chromosome 18, rEulEur1.hap1, whole genome shotgun sequence:
- the LOC130490699 gene encoding olfactory receptor 6F1-like, translated as MQSVENSEWQNRTAVTNFVLLGFGNVEDLNVLLFLLFLAIYLVTLSGNLLIVALVMVEHHLHTPMYFFLANLSFLESCYTSTILPRMLASFVTRDKTISLLGCILQMHFFSTLAATECCLLAAMSYDRYLAICKPLHYATLMNEKICILLVSVSWIIGLLLITILTCLLSQLNFCNQCTIDHFFCDFTPIVRLSCSDTRVVEMAAFITSSIGILPTFLITVTSYAFIILTILKIPSITGRQKAFSTCSSHLTVVSIFYGSLMFVYVLPTTEKFKDLSKVFSFLYTVLTPMANPFIYSLRNKEVRSSLRKYIVSVLGIF; from the coding sequence ATGCAGAGTGTGGAAAACTCAGAGTGGCAAAACAGAACAGCCGTCACCAATTTCGTCCTCCTAGGGTTTGGCAATGTTGAGGACTTGAATGTTCTCCTTTTCTTATTATTTCTAGCGATCTACCTTGTGACTCTGTCAGGCAATCTTCTCATTGTTGCCCTGGTCATGGTTGAACATCACCTCCATACACCTATGTACTTCTTTCTGGCAAATCTATCCTTTTTGGAGTCTTGCTACACTTCAACAATATTGCCAAGAATGCTGGCTAGTTTTGTCACAAGGGACAAAACCATTTCTCTTCTGGGCTGCATTCTCCAGATGCATTTCTTTTCTACTCTGGCAGCCACCGAATGTTGCCTCTTGGCGGCCATGTCATATGATCGCTATCTTGCCATATGTAAACCTTTGCATTATGCCACACTTATGAATGAGAAAATTTGTATCTTGCTTGTTTCAGTATCGTGGATAATTGGGTTGCTGCTTATAACTATCTTAACATGTTTGTTGTCACAACTTAACTTTTGCAACCAATGTACAATtgaccatttcttctgtgatttCACCCCTATAGTTCGACTTTCCTGCAGTGACACTCGGGTGGTTGAAATGGCAGCTTTTATAACATCTTCGATAGGGATTCTGCCTACATTTCTCATAACTGTGACATCCTATGCATTTATTATCTTAACAATCCTGAAAATCCCCTCCATCACCGGAAGACAAAAGGCATTTTCCACCTGCTCCTCCCATCTCACTGTAGTTTCCATTTTTTATGGATCCTTAATGTTTGTCTATGTCTTGCCAACAACTGAGAAATTCAAAGATCTCAGTAAGGTCTTCTCTTTTTTGTATACAGTCCTCACTCCGATGGCCAATCCTTTCATATATAGCCTGAGGAACAAGGAAGTAAGGAGCAGTCTTAGGAAATATATTGTATCAGTTCTGGGAATTTTCTGA
- the LOC130490696 gene encoding olfactory receptor 6F1-like — MKPTVNTTSVNCTDISEFILLGFGRLHDLQFLLFLVFLVIYIMTISGNLTIIFIVTTSPHLHTPMYFFLGNLSCMETFYSSTILPRMLASLLTGDRTVSVKCCVIQLYFFGFLVSTECYLLAVMSYDRYLAICQPLHYGTLMNDKLCLKLAAGSWLCALLPISIIIILMSFLHFCGPIAIDHFFCDFPAFIKLASEDTQLVQLLAFILSAIDTLPPFVLTLTSYFHIIDTILRIPSTTGRKKAFSTCSSHLTVVTIFYGTLMVVYILPKSETWGDLHKIFSLFYTVLTPMVNPLIYSLRNEEVKKTLRRVINKWLGFQKLDRS; from the coding sequence ATGAAGCCAACAGTAAACACAACATCTGTAAACTGCACAGATATCTCAGAATTCATCTTGCTGGGCTTTGGGAGGCTTCATGATCTACAGTTCCTTCTCTTCCTGGTGTTTCTGGTGATCTATATAATGACTATCTCTGGAAACCTCACCATCATTTTCATAGTTACGACCAGTCCACATCTTCAcactcccatgtacttcttcttgGGAAACTTGTCCTGTATGGAGACCTTCTACAGCTCAACCATCCTGCCCAGGATGCTGGCTAGTTTACTAACTGGGGACAGAACCGTTTCAGTTAAGTGTTGTGTGATTCAGTTATATTTCTTTGGATTTCTGGTGAGCACAGAATGTTACTTGTTAGCTGTGATGTCTTACGATCGATATCTAGCAATTTGCCAACCACTGCATTATGGAACCTTAATGAATGACAAGCTCTGTCTCAAGCTTGCAGCTGGTTCTTGGCTATGTGCCCTGCTGCCAATTAGTATAATAATAATTCTGATGTCGTTTTTACATTTTTGTGGCCCAATTGCCATTGATCATTTCTTTTGTGATTTCCCTGCTTTCATAAAGCTTGCCTCCGAAGATACACAGCTGGTTCAGCTTTTAGCTTTCATACTGTCAGCCATAGATActcttcccccttttgttttaacCCTGACATCCTATTTTCATATTATTGATACTATCCTGAGAATCCCATCaaccacaggaagaaagaaggcATTTTCCACGTGTTCCTCACACCTCACTGTGGTCACCATTTTTTATGGCACCTTAATGGTGGTATACATCTTACCAAAAAGTGAAACATGGGGTGACTTGCACAAAATATTCTCTCTCTTTTATACTGTCCTGACTCCCATGGTCAATCCTCTTATCTACAGTCTGAGAAATGAAGAGGTTAAAAAAACTCTGAGAAGAGTGATCAACAAATGGCTAGGTTTCCAGAAATTGGATCGCAGCTGA
- the LOC130490698 gene encoding olfactory receptor 6C74-like translates to MKCVENAEWQNRTTVTNFVLLGFGNVEDLNVLLFLLFLAIYLVTLSGNLLIVALVMVEHHLHTPMYFFLANLSFLESCYTSTILPRLLASFITRDKTISLWGCVLQMHFFSILGATECYLLAAMSYDRYLAICKPLHYATLMNGKICILLVSVSWLFGSLLITILTCLLSRLDFCNQCTIDHFFCDFTPIVRLSCSDTQVVEMAAFITSSIGILPTFLITVTSYAFIIITILKIPSITRRQKAFSTCSSHLTVVSIFYGSLIFVYVLPTTEKFKDLSKFFSFLYTVLTPMANPFIYSLRNKEVRSSLRKNIVFILGGFWDT, encoded by the coding sequence ATGAAGTGTGTAGAAAACGCTGAATGGCAAAACAGAACAACCGTCACCAATTTCGTCCTCCTAGGGTTTGGCAATGTTGAGGACTTGAATGTTCTCCTTTTCTTATTATTTCTAGCGATCTACCTTGTGACTCTGTCAGGCAATCTTCTCATTGTTGCCCTAGTGATGGTTGAACATCACCTCCATACACCAATGTACTTCTTTCTGGCAAATCTTTCCTTTTTGGAATCTTGCTACACTTCAACAATATTACCAAGATTGCTGGCCAGTTTCATCACAAGGGACAAAACCATTTCCCTTTGGGGCTGCGTTCTCCAGATGCATTTCTTTTCTATTCTGGGAGCTACCGAATGCTACCTCTTGGCGGCCATGTCATACGATCGCTATCTAGCCATATGTAAACCTTTGCATTATGCCACACTTATGAATGGGAAAATTTGTATCTTGCTTGTTTCAGTATCGTGGCTATTTGGGTCGCTGCTTATAACCATCTTAACATGTTTGTTGTCACGACTTGACTTTTGTAACCAATGTACAATTGACCACTTCTTCTGTGATTTCACCCCTATAGTTCGACTTTCCTGCAGTGACACTCAAGTGGTTGAAATGGCAGCTTTTATAACATCTTCGATAGGGATTCTGCCTACATTTCTCATAACTGTGACATCCTATGCTTTTATTATTATAACAATCCTGAAAATCCCCTCCATCACCAGAAGACAAAAGGCGTTTTCCACCTGTTCCTCCCACCTCACTGTAGTTTCCATTTTTTATGGATCCTTAATATTTGTCTATGTCTTGCCAACAACTGAGAAATTCAAAGATCTCAGTAAGTTTTTCTCTTTCTTGTATACAGTCCTTACTCCGATGGCCAATCCTTTCATATACAGCCTGAGGAACAAAGAAGTAAGGAGCAGTCTTAGGAAAAACATTGTCTTCATTCTGGGGGGTTTCTGGGATACGTAG
- the LOC130490700 gene encoding olfactory receptor 11L1-like: MNLEEGNQTTPKEFILLDFNIKDQQILLFILFLPIYFATMVGNILIVVLVLIHQHLHTPMYFFLGNLSVLETCYSSTIMPRMLIRFLSGNHSISVNGCFAQLYFFAFLAATECYFLAVMSYDRYLAICRPLHYAMLMNHRICILLIAASWIFGAVKIGIVVFLVSRLSFCGHNKINHFFCDFIPLIRLSCDDTYLVEITLLIFSFIGTLLPLFIIIISYVCIIKSILKIPSTVGKQKAFSTCSSHLIVVSCFYGSLMIVYVLPNISSLSEVKKLFSLFYTLLTPLVNPLIYSLRNKEVKEAMRKSFQIHHMRP, encoded by the coding sequence ATGAATTTGGAAGAAGGAAACCAAACAACCCCTAAAGAATTCATCCTCCTAGACTTCAATATCAAGGATCAACAGATTCTACTTTTTATCTTGTTTCTACCTATCTACTTTGCAACAATGGTGGGGAACATCCTCATTGTTGTTCTTGTGCTCATTCATCAGCACCTTCacacccccatgtacttcttcctgggGAATCTGTCCGTTTTGGAGACCTGCTACAGCTCAACCATTATGCCGAGAATGCTGATCAGATTTCTAAGTGGGAATCACAGCATTTCTGTAAATGGGTGCTTTGCCCAACTGTATTTCTTTGCATTTCTTGCAGCCACTGAATGTTACTTTCTAGCAGTCATGTCTTATGACCGTTATTTGGCAATATGCAGACCACTGCATTATGCAATGCTCATGAACCACAGAATTTGCATCCTCTTGATTGCTgcttcctggatatttggagcaGTGAAAATTGGTATTGTAGTGTTTTTGGTGTCTCGGTTGTCTTTCTGTGGACACAACAAAATTAATCATTTCTTCTGCGATTTCATCCCATTGATAAGACTCTCTTGCGATGATACCTATTTAGTGGAAATTACTCTACTGATATTCTCCTTCATAGGCACTCTGCTCCCACTATTCATAATTATAATATCTTATGTTTGCATCATTAAGAGCATCTTAAAAATCCCATCCACTGTTGGGAAACAAAAGGCCTTCTCCACTTGCTCCTCCCACCTCATTGTGGTGTCCTGCTTTTATGGGTCTTTGATGATTGTTTATGTATTACCGAACATCAGCTCACTGAGTGAGGTGAAGAAATTGTTCTCGCTGTTCTACACACTTCTCACCCCTCTGGTCAATCCACTCATATACAGTTTGAGGAACAAAGAAGTCAAGGAAGCAATGCGGAAATCTTTCCAGATTCACCATATGAGACCGTGA
- the LOC130490695 gene encoding olfactory receptor 6B1-like, whose product MHLVNLEGRNQSAPVAFILLDFNTEDLQILLFILFLAVYLVTMAGNILIVILVAFDPHLHNPMYFFLGNLSCLETCYSSTILPRMLFGFLSGDRTISVPVCLAQLYLFSFFAATECYFLAVMSYDRYLAICKPLHYAMLMNGRICILLIAVSWICGSLGSSIVIFLVSRMNFCGPNKINHFFCDLTPVVMLSCNDTHLVEIAAFIISCIGTLPPLLITLTSYVCIINNILRIPLTTGKQKAFSTCSSHLTVVSCFYGSLMIVYVLPDISSVSEVKKLFSLFYTLLTPLLNPLIYSLRNKEVKEAGRKCFRKLHRLKIQKRRSKRKL is encoded by the coding sequence ATGCACCTGGTAAACCTAGAAGGAAGAAACCAGTCAGCTCCAGTGGCATTTATTCTCCTGGACTTCAATACTGAAGATCTACAGATTTTACTGTTTATACTCTTTCTAGCTGTTTACCTTGTAACAATGGCAGGGAACATCCTCATTGTGATTCTAGTAGCATTTGATCCACATCTTCACaaccccatgtacttcttcctgggGAATCTTTCATGTTTGGAGACCTGCTACAGTTCAACTATCCTGCCGAGAATGCTATTTGGTTTTCTGAGTGGGGACAGAACTATATCTGTTCCTGTGTGCCTTGCACAATTGTACTTATTTAGTTTTTTTGCAGCCACTGAATGTTACTTTCTAGCAGTAATGTCTTATGATCGTTATTTAGCAATTTGCAAACCATTGCATTATGCTATGCTCATGAATGGCAGGATTTGCATCCTGTTGATTGCTGTGTCCTGGATATGTGGATCTCTGGGTAGCAGCATCGTAATATTCTTGGTGTCTCGGATGAATTTTTGTGGACCCAACAAAATcaaccatttcttctgtgatttGACCCCAGTGGTCATGCTTTCTTGCAATGATACTCATTTGGTTGAAATAGCAGCCTTCATAATCTCCTGTATAGGCACTCTGCCCCCACTTCTGATCACCCTCACCTCTTATGTCTGCATAATCAATAACATTTTAAGAATCCCATTAACTACAGGGAAACAAAAAGCCTTCTCCACTTGTTCTTCACACCTCACCGTAGTTTCATGCTTCTATGGGTCTTTGATGATAGTCTATGTCTTACCAGACATCAGCTCGGTGAGTGAGGTGAAGAAATTGTTCTCTCTGTTTTACACACTTCTCACTCCTCTGCTGAATCCACTCATATACAGCTTGAGGAATAAAGAGGTAAAGGAAGCAGGGAGGAAATGCTTCAGAAAGCTTCACAGGCTTAAAATCcagaagagaaggagcaaaaGGAAGCTTTGA
- the LOC130490694 gene encoding olfactory receptor 11L1-like, with translation MAGNILIVILVAFDPHLHTPMYFFLGNLSCLETCYSSAILPRMLVSFLSGNKTISFSACLAQLYFFGFFATTECYLLAIMSYDRYLAICKPLHYAMLMNGRICIQLIAVSWICGSLGINILIFLVSQLTFCGPNKINHFFCDFTPVVMLSCNDTYSVEMTSFILCSIGILPPLLITLTSYICIINSISKIPSTTGKQKAFSTCSSHLTVVSCFYGSLMTVYILPDIGSLSEVKKLFSVLYTLLTPLLNPLIYSLRNKEVKEAVRKSFRKLHRLKIQKRRSKRKL, from the coding sequence ATGGCAGGGAACATCCTCATTGTGATTCTAGTAGCCTTTGATCCACATCTTCacacccccatgtacttcttcctgggGAACCTGTCCTGTTTGGAGACCTGCTATAGCTCAGCTATCCTGCCGAGAATGCTGGTTAGTTTCCTGAGCGGGAACAAGACCATTTCTTTCAGCGCATGCCTTGCACAACTgtatttttttgggtttttcGCAACCACTGAATGTTACCTTTTAGCAATAATGTCATACGATCGTTATTTAGCAATATGCAAACCGTTGCATTATGCTATGCTCATGAATGGCAGAATTTGCATCCAGTTGATTGCTGTGTCCTGGATATGTGGTTCTCTAGGTATCAACATCCTAATATTCTTGGTGTCTCAGCTGACTTTTTGTGGACCAAACAAAATcaaccatttcttctgtgatttCACCCCAGTGGTCATGCTCTCTTGCAATGACACTTATTCGGTTGAAATGACATCCTTCATACTCTGCTCTATAGGCATTCTGCCCCCACTTCTGATCACCCTCACCTCTTACATCTGCATCATCAATAGCATTTCAAAAATCCCATCCACTACAGGGAAACAAAAAGCCTTCTCCACTTGTTCCTCACACCTCACTGTGGTATCTTGCTTCTATGGCTCTTTGATGACGGTCTATATCTTACCAGACATAGGCTCACTAAGTGAGGTGAAGAAACTATTTTCTGTGCTCTACACACTTCTCACCCCTCTGCTGAATCCACTCATATACAGCTTGAGGAATAAAGAGGTAAAGGAAGCAGTGAGGAAAAGCTTCAGGAAGCTTCACAGACTAAAAATCCAGAAGAGGAGGAGTAAAAGGAAGCTTTGA